The following are encoded together in the Tribolium castaneum strain GA2 chromosome 3, icTriCast1.1, whole genome shotgun sequence genome:
- the LOC103314287 gene encoding uncharacterized protein LOC103314287 isoform X2: protein MEKIFHIKRQINNINITLAWSSSSALNYNLHLLSDFSRGGLKFTPYIMHSGLVAIILDAPFFTDAHSYTISGFMTFKQNSEKHRVELPTNVELTAEDITNNSVIVHLAKVMEGSKNDLFALALSGVKHEFVMIFDTNQLQNILETDCLLKKVCVTCENCFYVAHEICPELDGVLLEVEIDSGGTFNFNTYCKSLETTIALLHYLYRHIIDVVIVPKPLYQPDLSLSDLTQLLKKSLNEELNMLRQNAGGDLKELKEKLCDLEHQSDVLVARINQKQNC from the exons atggaaaaaatatttcacattaaaag ACAAATAAACAACATAAATATCACTCTCGCGTGGTCCTCATCTTCAGCCCTCAACTACAACTTGCATTTACTCTCAGATTTTTCAAGAGGAGGACTAAAATTCACTCCGTACATAATGCACTCAGGATTAGTCGCCATCATTTTGGATGCTCCCTTTTTTACCGACGCTCATTCGTACACCATTTCTGGTTTTATGACTTTCAAACAAAACAGCGAAAAACACAGAGTGGAGCTTCCTACAAATGTGGAATTGACTGCTGAAGATATTACAAATAATTCCGTTATCGTCCATTTAGCCAAAGTGATGGAAGGTAGCAAAAATGATCTTTTTGCCTTAGCCTTATCGGGGGTAAAGCACGAGTTTGTTATGATTTTTGACACAAATCAGTTGCAAAATATTCTTGAAACGGATTGTTTACTTAAAAAAGTGTGTGTCACTTGCGAAAACTGCTTTTATGTGGCTCATGAAATTTGTCCTGAACTTGACGGAGTCTTATTAGAAGTGGAAATTGATTCAGGAGGGACTTTCAATTTTAATACTTACTGCaa aagttTGGAGACCACCATAGCCCTGCTTCATTATCTCTACAGACACATCATAGATGTGGTTATAGTTCCGAAGCCACTTTATCAACCCGATTTGAGTCTCAGTGACTTAACCCAGTTATTGAAGAAGTCACTAAATGAGGAGTTGAACATGTTGAGACAAAATGCAGGAGGTGATTTGAAGGAGTTGAAAGAAAAACTGTGCGACTTGGAGCACCAGAGCGATGTGTTAGTCGCCcgaataaatcaaaaacagaATTGTTAA
- the LOC103314287 gene encoding uncharacterized protein LOC103314287 isoform X3 — MHSGLVAIILDAPFFTDAHSYTISGFMTFKQNSEKHRVELPTNVELTAEDITNNSVIVHLAKVMEGSKNDLFALALSGVKHEFVMIFDTNQLQNILETDCLLKKVCVTCENCFYVAHEICPELDGVLLEVEIDSGGTFNFNTYCKSLETTIALLHYLYRHIIDVVIVPKPLYQPDLSLSDLTQLLKKSLNEELNMLRQNAGGDLKELKEKLCDLEHQSDVLVARINQKQNC; from the exons ATGCACTCAGGATTAGTCGCCATCATTTTGGATGCTCCCTTTTTTACCGACGCTCATTCGTACACCATTTCTGGTTTTATGACTTTCAAACAAAACAGCGAAAAACACAGAGTGGAGCTTCCTACAAATGTGGAATTGACTGCTGAAGATATTACAAATAATTCCGTTATCGTCCATTTAGCCAAAGTGATGGAAGGTAGCAAAAATGATCTTTTTGCCTTAGCCTTATCGGGGGTAAAGCACGAGTTTGTTATGATTTTTGACACAAATCAGTTGCAAAATATTCTTGAAACGGATTGTTTACTTAAAAAAGTGTGTGTCACTTGCGAAAACTGCTTTTATGTGGCTCATGAAATTTGTCCTGAACTTGACGGAGTCTTATTAGAAGTGGAAATTGATTCAGGAGGGACTTTCAATTTTAATACTTACTGCaa aagttTGGAGACCACCATAGCCCTGCTTCATTATCTCTACAGACACATCATAGATGTGGTTATAGTTCCGAAGCCACTTTATCAACCCGATTTGAGTCTCAGTGACTTAACCCAGTTATTGAAGAAGTCACTAAATGAGGAGTTGAACATGTTGAGACAAAATGCAGGAGGTGATTTGAAGGAGTTGAAAGAAAAACTGTGCGACTTGGAGCACCAGAGCGATGTGTTAGTCGCCcgaataaatcaaaaacagaATTGTTAA
- the sha gene encoding uncharacterized protein sha isoform X2, translating into MSGRLVLVYLMCRELATNEPLTPTGYTLFSPCVAFRVVGSPTKFLSNVSEVAFSTDAHSSSENSNRLSVSEYVAIGTCSVLLGLIYVASVFLYVHLKKRNKDTSRKSEDKNLTSAEEGVVKNNPLLNMTGHFQPDTIYTDSTSSDPEADLVQHSDDKKTKLGHTTSALVHSQYQHTFGLPPSVYLDSNHQDPSSIEKLPEENVSIVETLEGRDDRIDSFKALTGTVRRKLYFNPAYFEPQLLLTPPPAALEFLAKIREVITIAKQKMAAKKFSPSLIVIPEEDNSHTESPYDNPKPSMSRRSSMISLKRENSRRKTCTGCPGCEPQDFTQLCGKLPEFPSLGACKTCSSTDSKQRSIRKWLEDVPVLKQSEEAFGRTPKRLRSPTRSLPDGAATPSRALSPRPASERATSPEKNHRRVFKPKAPPPPPPEHQYDSVPVEKREMSFPPPDMIHEAMVVDQEEIRIPTLTKKHMRAVIEELAIQRGMVDSSPETAKRGINYETDSLERNRGYSTPTEYADLSSSQPSPSLSTALPMDEEMTMRNAIFNKKTGNMTISKINVDCLHEDEHDYELIVLKKGTLQKQNFYKLPELLQRSNGYSLVSEVYVNNGYNYSSAPSSSSDSNCSTFDRRTLKVRYEDGVEKPGKLLIEVKDCADHYIPVHDSDSFEPDTLDRKPSKLKLTPRFEDEFIDSLERPSRILLRSNGSFKNIPSSPIHNTSNFNRVFGSLREIYEAKTRGFKPPPSSYSDNGIEGRILSLEERHSKRQRRLTTLGNIPPDLIPPPPHGDSPIYEHPKPPRKVHPDDEEILVKPPLPPKNVIGRGVSRNTGGKVGTPERWTKQEDPGYLSDSSSPKLKSESDESVDEGHSESGAESVETHSVFFGSFRKPNFLAFGSMDSGVDSMKESLQINKILVVNEKSFS; encoded by the exons atGTCAGCGAAGTGGCTTTCTCAACAGATGCTCATTCATCTTCTGAAAATTCGAATAGGTTAAGTGTGTCCGAATACGTCGCTATTGGAACATGTAGCGTGCTACTCGGGCTGATTTACGTCGCTTCGGTCTTCCTTTATGTCCATTTGAAGAAAAGAAATAAGGATACTTCACGTAAAAGTGAAGATAAAAATCTAACAAGTGCCGAAGAAGGGGTCGTGAAGAACAATCCGCTGTTAAATATGACAGGGCATTTCCAGCCAGATACGATCTACACCGACTCAACGAGCTCCGATCCTGAAGCAGATCTAGTCCAGCACAGCGATGACAAAAAGACTAAATTG ggTCACACAACTTCCGCCCTGGTCCATTCACAGTACCAACACACTTTCGGTCTCCCGCCCTCAGTTTATCTCGATTCTAATCATCAAGACCCATCATCTATCGAAAAACTCCCCGAAGAGAATGTTTCCATAGTTGAGACTCTCGAAGGGCGAGATGACCGGATCGATTCTTTTAAAGCCCTCACAGGAACAGTCCGACGAAAATTATACTTCAACCCGGCCTATTTCGAGCCCCAACTTCTATTG ACGCCTCCACCTGCCGCCCttgaatttttggcaaaaatccGCGAAGTCATAACAATTGCCAAACAAAAAATGGCCGCTAAAAAATTCTCACCAAGCCTCATCGTTATCCCTGAAGAAGACAACTCTCACACTGAATCACCCTACGACAACCCCAAACCTTCCATGAGCCGTCGTAGTAGTATGATAAGCCTCAAACGTGAAAATAGTCGTCGAAAAACTTGCACCGGATGCCCAGGTTGTGAGCCTCAAGATTTCACCCAATTGTGCGGAAAACTCCCCGAATTCCCCTCCCTGGGCGCTTGCAAAACCTGTTCGTCCACCGACAGCAAACAGAGGAGTATCCGAAAGTGGCTCGAAGATGTTCCTGTGTTGAAGCAAAGTGAAGAAGCTTTCGGAAGAACTCCAAAGAGGTTAAGATCGCCAACTCGATCGCTTCCAGATGGAGCCGCCACCCCCTCGAGGGCGCTTTCCCCGCGACCGGCGTCCGAAAGAGCGACTTCGCCGGAAAAAAATCACCGCCGAGTTTTTAAACCTAAAGCGCCGCCTCCGCCGCCCCCTGAACACCAATACGATTCGGTTCCTGTCGAGAAAAGGGAGATGAGTTTCCCGCCACCGGATATGATTCATGAGGCAATGGTGGTTGATCAGGAGGAGATTCGAATTCCCACTCTTACGAAAAAGCATATGAGGGCGGTAATTGAGGAGTTGGCCATTCAGAGGGGGATGGTTGATTCGAGTCCGGAAACAGCAAAACGGGGGATAAATTATGAAACGGATAGTTTGGAACGAAACAGGGGGTACAGCACACCAACAGAATATGCAGATCTTTCGTCTTCGCAGCCTAGTCCTAGCCTCAGTACTGCCCTACCCATGGATGAAGAAATGACCATGAGGAATGCCATATTTAATAAGAAGACCGGAAATATGACCATTTCGAAAATCAACGTGGATTGTCTTCATGAAGATGAACACGACTATGAACTAATTGTTCTGAAAAAAGGCACTCTTCAGAAACAAAATTTCTACAAGTTACCGGAGCTTCTCCAGAGGAGTAACGGTTATAGTTTGGTTAGCGAGGTTTACGTCAATAATGGTTATAACTACAGTAGTGCTCCTTCATCTTCCAGCGATTCCAATTGTTCCACTTTTGACAGACGCACCCTCAAAGTTCG ATACGAAGACGGTGTCGAAAAGCCGGGCAAACTCCTCATCGAAGTAAAAGACTGCGCTGATCACTACATCCCTGTGCATGATTCGGACAGCTTCGAGCCCGACACCCTTGACCGCAAACCTTCGAAACTTAAACTAACTCCTCGTTTCGAAGACGAATTCATTGACTCCCTCGAACGTCCCTCTCGCATTCTCCTCCGAAGCAACGGGAGTTTCAAAAACATCCCCTCATCTCCCATTCACAACACGAGCAACTTCAACCGAGTTTTCGGCAGTCTTCGTGAGATTTACGAGGCCAAAACTCGAGGCTTCAAACCACCACCGAGTAGCTATTCTGACAACGGTATCGAAGGCCGGATTTTATCCCTTGAAGAGCGCCACTCGAAACGCCAGAGGAGATTAACAACTCTCGGGAACATCCCTCCCGATTTGATCCCCCCACCACCTCATGGGGATTCCCCCATTTATGAACACCCGAAGCCTCCCAGAAAGGTTCATCCGGACGATGAGGAGATTCTGGTTAAACCTCCACTGCCTCCAAAAAACGTGATTGGCAGGGGTGTCAGCAGGAATACGGGAGGTAAGGTTGGCACTCCTGAGAGATGGACGAAGCAAGAAGATCCGGGATATTTGAGCGATTCCAGTTCCCCCAAATTGAAAAGTGAGAGCGATGAAAGTGTTGATGAGGGACATAGTGAATCAGGGGCAGAAAGTGTTGAAACACACTCGGTGTTTTTCGGCAGTTTCagaaaaccaaattttctagCTTTCGGGTCTATGGACAGCGGAGTGGATAGTATGAAAGAGTCGCtccaaattaataaaatactcgTAGTTAATGAAAAGTCTTTCTCTTAA